In Aliidongia dinghuensis, the following proteins share a genomic window:
- the ddpX gene encoding D-alanyl-D-alanine dipeptidase — translation MLVEITEATHDVLLDIAYATSNNFTGAPVYTRSACYLHPDAVECLDRAIDLAGRQGLKLKLFDAFRPSEAQWKLWNFRPDPEFLADPRRGSPHSRGVAIDLNLVDRDGTELDMGTGFDAFTPLSHHGSTEVSAEAQRNRLILMGLMTTAGWDFYRNEWWHYQLFNARARYPVLSDTVLPAPMM, via the coding sequence ATGCTGGTCGAAATCACCGAAGCCACTCACGACGTCCTCCTCGACATCGCCTACGCCACATCGAACAATTTCACCGGTGCGCCGGTCTATACGCGTTCCGCGTGCTATTTGCATCCGGACGCCGTCGAATGCCTGGATCGCGCGATCGACCTCGCCGGCCGGCAGGGGCTCAAGCTCAAGCTTTTCGATGCGTTCCGCCCGTCGGAAGCGCAATGGAAATTATGGAACTTCCGCCCGGACCCCGAATTCCTCGCCGACCCGCGCCGCGGCTCGCCCCATTCGCGCGGCGTCGCCATCGACCTCAACCTCGTCGACCGCGACGGGACGGAGCTCGACATGGGTACCGGATTCGACGCCTTCACGCCGCTCTCGCACCACGGCAGCACCGAGGTTTCGGCCGAGGCCCAGCGCAACCGGCTGATCCTCATGGGCCTCATGACGACGGCCGGCTGGGACTTCTATCGGAACGAATGGTGGCATTACCAGCTGTTCAACGCCCGGGCACGCTACCCGGTCTTGAGCGACACGGTGCTGCCGGCACCGATGATGTGA
- a CDS encoding glutathione S-transferase family protein: MGFYRLIGNPGCGSAIVEAAFALSGLPYQTEMLEIWQPGPERERLFQLNPLGQVPVMILPDGSIMTESGAMVLHIIDRAPGAGLAPSPDDPARPAFLRWLVFLVASIYPTFTYGDVPARYVNEKEGQAELRAVTEAECQRYWRLVETGIAGPWMLGETRSALDLYVWVMSHWRPGRQWFRDYCPKLSRIADAVDGDPRLAPVKAANWPS; the protein is encoded by the coding sequence ATGGGCTTCTATCGGCTGATCGGCAATCCGGGCTGCGGCTCGGCGATCGTCGAGGCCGCCTTTGCGCTTTCAGGTCTACCCTACCAGACCGAGATGCTGGAGATCTGGCAGCCGGGCCCGGAGCGGGAGCGGCTGTTCCAGCTGAATCCGCTGGGCCAGGTGCCGGTCATGATCCTGCCCGACGGCAGCATCATGACCGAGAGTGGCGCCATGGTGCTGCACATCATCGACCGGGCGCCCGGCGCCGGCCTCGCCCCCAGCCCCGACGACCCGGCGCGGCCCGCCTTCCTGCGCTGGCTCGTGTTCCTGGTCGCCTCGATCTACCCGACCTTCACCTACGGCGACGTGCCTGCCCGCTACGTCAACGAGAAGGAGGGGCAGGCCGAGCTGCGCGCCGTGACCGAGGCCGAATGCCAGCGCTACTGGCGCCTCGTCGAGACCGGCATCGCCGGCCCCTGGATGCTGGGCGAGACCCGCTCGGCGCTCGATCTCTATGTCTGGGTCATGTCCCATTGGCGGCCCGGCCGGCAATGGTTCCGCGACTATTGCCCGAAGCTCTCCCGCATCGCGGACGCCGTGGACGGCGATCCGCGCCTCGCCCCGGTGAAGGCCGCCAACTGGCCGTCATAG
- a CDS encoding NifU family protein — protein MFIQTEQTPNPATLKFLPGRTVLASGTANFSDAAAAARSPLATKLFGLPGVEGVFLGYDFVTVTKSNDQDWYQLKPSILGAIMESFTTGQPIMIDDHPSGGTPASTAAEGDSELVVQIKELIDTRVRPAVAQDGGDIVFHRFEDGVVYLEMHGSCSGCPSSTATLKAGIENMLRHYIPEVQAVQSV, from the coding sequence ATGTTCATCCAGACCGAACAGACCCCCAACCCCGCCACGCTCAAGTTCCTGCCCGGCCGCACGGTGCTGGCGAGCGGCACGGCGAATTTCTCGGATGCCGCCGCGGCCGCGCGCTCGCCGCTTGCGACGAAGCTGTTCGGCCTGCCGGGCGTCGAGGGCGTGTTCCTGGGCTATGACTTCGTCACGGTCACCAAGTCGAACGACCAGGACTGGTATCAGCTGAAGCCGTCGATCCTGGGCGCCATCATGGAGTCCTTCACGACCGGCCAGCCGATCATGATCGACGACCACCCGTCGGGCGGCACGCCCGCCTCGACCGCGGCCGAGGGCGACAGCGAGCTGGTCGTGCAGATCAAGGAGCTGATCGACACGCGCGTGCGTCCGGCGGTGGCGCAGGACGGCGGCGACATCGTGTTCCATCGCTTCGAGGACGGCGTCGTCTATCTCGAGATGCACGGCTCCTGCTCGGGCTGCCCGAGCTCGACCGCAACCTTGAAGGCCGGCATCGAGAACATGCTGCGCCATTATATTCCGGAAGTGCAGGCGGTTCAGTCCGTCTAG
- a CDS encoding aminotransferase class V-fold PLP-dependent enzyme, with product MIDLARIRAETPATARRAYLHNAGAALMPTPVVDAIKRHLDLEAEIGGYAAAAAEAAQLDAVYGSVARLVNAQPDEIALMDNATIAWQMAFYSLPFRAGDRILTAEAEYAANYVAYLQTAKRTGVTIDVVPSDADGALDVGALERMIDKRVKLIAITWVPTNGGLTNPAAAVGRIARAHGIPYLLDACQAVGQMPVDVEAVGCDILSATGRKFLRGPRGTGFLYVRKSLLETLEPPMIDHFAAPWVARDRYALRPDARRFENWENNYAARAGLGVAVDYALALGLDAIEARCRLLARRLRAGLAEIRGVTVRDLGRDPSAIVSFTVDGHDAPAVVAAAAAAGITIGASPPSSTRLDAEARALPPLVRASPHYYNTEDEVDRLVAVCSNLT from the coding sequence ATGATCGATCTAGCCCGTATCCGCGCCGAGACGCCGGCAACCGCTCGGCGCGCCTATCTGCACAACGCCGGCGCCGCACTGATGCCGACCCCGGTCGTGGACGCGATCAAGCGGCACCTCGACCTCGAGGCGGAGATCGGCGGCTATGCCGCCGCCGCCGCTGAGGCAGCGCAGCTCGATGCGGTCTACGGCTCGGTTGCGCGGCTCGTGAACGCCCAACCGGACGAGATCGCGCTCATGGATAACGCGACCATCGCCTGGCAGATGGCGTTCTATTCCCTGCCCTTCCGGGCGGGCGACCGGATCCTGACCGCCGAGGCGGAATATGCCGCCAACTACGTGGCTTATCTGCAGACGGCGAAGCGGACCGGCGTCACGATCGACGTCGTGCCGAGCGATGCGGACGGCGCGCTCGACGTGGGCGCCCTCGAGCGCATGATCGACAAGCGGGTCAAGCTGATCGCCATCACCTGGGTCCCGACCAACGGCGGGCTCACCAACCCGGCTGCCGCGGTCGGTCGGATCGCGCGCGCCCACGGCATCCCCTATCTGCTCGACGCCTGCCAGGCGGTCGGCCAGATGCCGGTCGACGTCGAGGCGGTCGGCTGCGACATCCTGTCGGCGACCGGCCGCAAGTTCCTGCGCGGGCCACGCGGCACCGGCTTCCTCTATGTGCGCAAGAGCCTGCTCGAGACGCTCGAGCCGCCGATGATCGACCATTTCGCGGCCCCCTGGGTCGCGCGCGACCGCTACGCGCTCCGCCCCGACGCGCGCCGGTTCGAGAATTGGGAGAACAATTACGCGGCACGCGCCGGCCTCGGCGTCGCCGTCGACTATGCGCTGGCGCTCGGGCTGGACGCGATCGAGGCGCGCTGCCGCCTGCTCGCGCGCCGGCTGCGCGCGGGCCTGGCCGAGATCCGGGGCGTGACCGTGCGCGACCTCGGCCGCGATCCTTCGGCCATCGTGAGCTTCACGGTCGACGGCCACGACGCCCCGGCGGTGGTCGCCGCGGCGGCCGCGGCCGGCATTACCATCGGCGCCTCGCCGCCGTCGAGCACGCGGCTCGACGCCGAGGCCCGCGCGCTCCCGCCGCTCGTGCGCGCCTCGCCGCACTACTACAACACCGAGGACGAGGTGGATCGGCTGGTCGCGGTGTGCAGTAACCTGACCTGA
- a CDS encoding malonic semialdehyde reductase produces the protein MSTPIDERSLDTLFRAARTHNGWQDKPVPESLLRQVFDLAKMGPTSANCSPMRLVFVTSAEGKERLKPALSAGNLDKTMAAPVTAIVAQDTQFYELLPKLFPHADARSWFVGNEALIQATMFRNASLQGAYLIMAARALGLDCGPMSGFDQAKVNAEFFPDGRFQANFLCNLGYGNPEKLFPRSPRFDFEDVCTFA, from the coding sequence ATGTCCACGCCGATCGACGAGCGCAGCCTAGACACGCTGTTCCGCGCCGCCCGCACCCATAACGGCTGGCAGGACAAGCCCGTGCCGGAAAGCCTGCTGCGCCAGGTGTTCGATCTGGCGAAGATGGGCCCGACCAGCGCCAATTGCAGCCCGATGCGCCTCGTGTTCGTCACCAGCGCCGAGGGCAAGGAGCGCCTCAAGCCCGCCCTCTCCGCCGGCAACCTGGACAAGACCATGGCGGCCCCGGTCACCGCGATCGTCGCGCAGGACACGCAGTTCTACGAGCTCCTGCCGAAGCTGTTCCCCCATGCCGACGCCAGGTCCTGGTTCGTCGGCAACGAGGCGCTGATCCAGGCGACCATGTTCCGCAACGCGAGCCTGCAGGGCGCCTATCTCATCATGGCGGCGCGCGCGCTCGGGCTCGATTGCGGCCCGATGTCCGGCTTCGATCAGGCCAAGGTCAATGCCGAGTTCTTCCCGGACGGCCGCTTCCAGGCGAACTTCCTGTGCAATCTCGGCTACGGCAATCCCGAGAAGCTGTTCCCGCGCAGCCCGCGCTTCGACTTCGAAGACGTTTGCACGTTCGCTTGA